The Sphingobacteriaceae bacterium region CAGCAGCCGCACCCCCCGGCGGCGGGCCTCCAGGGCCAGGGTGTTGGGCGGGTAGTAGCCCATGGGCTGATGGCTCAGGAGAGCGGCGAAAAATTCCGCCGGGTAATGGCGCAGCAAGTAGGCGGTCTTGTAGGCGGTGGTGGCGAAAGCCGCGGCGTGGGCCTCGCAAAAGCCGTAACTGGCATAGCCCTGGATGTAGGAGAAGATCTCCCGGGCCACCTCCTCCTTGATCCCCCGCCGGCGGGCTCCCGCCACGAACAGGCGGCCGATGTCCTCCATCTCCGCCCGGGAGCGGGCATGGGACATGACCCGCCGCAGCCGGTCCGCCTCCCCGGGGCTGAAGCCGGCCACGGCGGTGGCGATTTCGATGACCTGCTCCTGGAACAGCACCACGCCCCACGTCTTGGACAAAATGGGCTCCAGGCTGGGATGCAGGTAGGTGATGGGCTGCTCCCCCCGGCGGCGGGCCAGCAGGGGCTCCACCATGTTGCCCTTGATGGGGCCGGGCCGGATGACGGCCACGCTGGCCACGATGTCCTCCAGGTCGGCGGCCTGCAGCCGGGGCTGCAGCGCCCGCTGGGCCGGGCTCTCCAACTGGAACACGCCGATGGTCTCGCCCCGGCTGATCATGGCGAAGGTGTCGGGGTCGTCCAGGGGCAGCCGCTCGTAGTCGAACCCGGGATCCCGGGCGGCGATGGCCCGCCGGGCATCCTCGATGGCGCCGAAGGTACGCAGGGGCAGCAGGTCCAGCTTGATGAGGCCCAGGTCCTCCACACCTTCCTTGTCGAACTGGGTCACCACCACCCCCTTGGCCGACTGCTGCAGGGGGGTGATGTCCGTCAGGGGCCGGCGGCTGATGACCAGGCCGCTCAGGTGGGTGCCCCAATGGCGGGGAAAGCCGGCCACGGCGGCGCAAAGGCGAAACAGGCGGCGGTAGCGCTCCAGGGGCAGGCCGCTGTCCCGCAGTTCCGGCACCGCCTCCAGCACCGCGGCGGCATCGCCGGCGAAGCCGTGGGGCAGCACCTTGGCCAGCCGGTCGATTTCATGGGCGGGAAACCCCATGGCCTTGCCCAAATCCCGGACGGCGCTGCGGGCCCTGTAGGTATGGTAGGTGCTGACGGCCGCCACGTGGTCCCGGCCGTATTTCCGGTAGACGTATTCGGCCACCTGATCCCGGTAGCGCCAGTCGAAGTCGATGTCGATGTCGGGCCGCTGGGCCCGCTCCAGGCTCATGAAGCGCTCGAAAAGCAGGCCGCGGCCGTGGGCGTCCACCTCGGTTATGTAAAGGCAGTAGGCCACCGCCGAATCGGCCGCCGAGCCCCGCCCCGCGCAGCGGATGCCCCGGCTGCGGGCGTAGCGCACCACGTCCCACACCAGCAGGAAGTAGTCGGCGTAGTTCAGCCGGTTGATGATGTTCAGCTCGTGCTCCAGGCGGTGCTCCAGATCCCGGTCCACCCGCCCGTACCGCTCCCGGGCGCCGGTGTAGACCAGTTCCCGCAGGTAGGCCCCGGCGCTGCCGCCCCCGGGCACCGCGAAGGCGGGGTGCAGGTTGGCCTCCAGATCCAGGGCCGGGCCGCACCGCTCCGCCACCCTGCGGGTGTTGGCCAGGGCTTCCCGCCCCCCGGGCAGGTGGGCCATCACCGCCGCCATGGCCCGGGCCGGCTTCAAGTAGTTTTCGGCGTTGAGGCGCCGCTGGGGATGGGCTTCATCCAGGCGGATGCCCAGGCGGACACACGTAAGAAGATCGTGGACGGGGAACCGGTCCCGGGTGCTGTAGTGGACGTTGTTGGCGGCCATGAGCCCGATGCCCAGATGCTCGCCCAAATCCCGCAGGTGGCGGGCCAGGCTGCGGGCCCCCGGCAGGTTGTCGGCCTGGATCTCCAGGTAAAACCGGTCTGGGCCGAAGAGGCGGCTGTAGAAGGCCGCCGCCCGCCGGGCCCCTTCCTTGTCGCCCCGCAGCAGGCGCCACGGCACCTCCCCCT contains the following coding sequences:
- a CDS encoding DNA polymerase III subunit alpha: MSPFTHLHVHSNFSFLDGGSSIRDLVAEAARLDMEALALTDHDNVAAAADFHRLALAAGIRPIQGAELTVSAVGEEGDERPFHLVVLAEDAAGYANLCRILTDAHLQNPRGSPRVTPAMLRGRTGGLIALSGCRQGEVPWRLLRGDKEGARRAAAFYSRLFGPDRFYLEIQADNLPGARSLARHLRDLGEHLGIGLMAANNVHYSTRDRFPVHDLLTCVRLGIRLDEAHPQRRLNAENYLKPARAMAAVMAHLPGGREALANTRRVAERCGPALDLEANLHPAFAVPGGGSAGAYLRELVYTGARERYGRVDRDLEHRLEHELNIINRLNYADYFLLVWDVVRYARSRGIRCAGRGSAADSAVAYCLYITEVDAHGRGLLFERFMSLERAQRPDIDIDFDWRYRDQVAEYVYRKYGRDHVAAVSTYHTYRARSAVRDLGKAMGFPAHEIDRLAKVLPHGFAGDAAAVLEAVPELRDSGLPLERYRRLFRLCAAVAGFPRHWGTHLSGLVISRRPLTDITPLQQSAKGVVVTQFDKEGVEDLGLIKLDLLPLRTFGAIEDARRAIAARDPGFDYERLPLDDPDTFAMISRGETIGVFQLESPAQRALQPRLQAADLEDIVASVAVIRPGPIKGNMVEPLLARRRGEQPITYLHPSLEPILSKTWGVVLFQEQVIEIATAVAGFSPGEADRLRRVMSHARSRAEMEDIGRLFVAGARRRGIKEEVAREIFSYIQGYASYGFCEAHAAAFATTAYKTAYLLRHYPAEFFAALLSHQPMGYYPPNTLALEARRRGVRLLPVDINASDAPFTVEEGAIRIGLQQVKGMPRDMLEALLAERDRRG